Genomic DNA from Prevotella intermedia ATCC 25611 = DSM 20706:
GCTCTACAATATAGCCTATCAAAAAATGCTGAAACGCTGTTTCACCAAAGAGAATATAGCAGCAGCAGAGAGCAATGCACAGCAACAATTCGAGAAAATGCTAAGGGCTATGGGTTACAAACATGTGCGAATAGAATTTGAAAAGACAGACAGCACAAAGATAAAGGATTAACAATAAAGAACGTTTAAGAGGTAAAAAGATGTATTCAAACTTAAGACCATACTACACACACTACAAATCGCTGACACAATTGGGCCTGCCCATCATTATCGGACAAATAGGAACAATCATTCTTGGACTTGCCGATACGCTTATGATTGGGCAGCACAGTACAACGGAATTAGGTGCAGCAGCTTTTGTAAACAATATGTTTGTATTGGTTTTGGTGTTCGGAATGGGCTTTGCCTATGGCTTGACACCTATCGTTGGTTCGCTTTTCGGACGTGAGGAAAACAACAAGATAGGCGGAATGTTCAAGCAGGCACTCCTATTGAATACGCTATTGGCAGCTTTGCTCGTAGGAATAATGTCGCTGCTCTATATAAATCTTGGCAATTTAGGGCAGCCTGAGGAGTTGTTGCCACTGATGCGACCTTACTTTATCGTAAACCTCATATCGCTACCCTTCGTTTCTTGGTTCAATACCTTCAAGCAATTGTCCGACGGAACAACCGATACGAAGACGCCAATGTGGATTATGCTGGGCGGAAACCTGCTCAACATCGTGGGCAACTACGTTTTAATATATGGCAAATTAGGCTTTCCTGAATTGGGATTGTACGGTGCAGGTATTTCAACAATGTTCTCACGAATGATGATGGCAGTGGTATTTGCCATTATTTTCTTCACATCGAAACGGTACAAAGCATACCATCACGGCTTTTCCACGCAGTCTATCAACCGTGCTGACCTTACTTTACTCTTCCGAATAGGCGTTCCTCTAAGCCTGCAAATGGGTATGGAGACAGCAGCTTTCAGCTTAAGCTCTATCATGGTGGGCTGGATTGGAACAAAAGCATTGGCAGCACATCAGGTAATGCTTTCCATTTCGCAGCTTTTCTATATGGTCTATTACGGTATGGGGGCAGCAGTAGCAATTCGTGTGAGCTACTTTACAGGACAACGCGACTACAAAGCGGTGCGTCTTTCCTCGTCGGCAGGCTTCCATCTCATTATGCTGATTGCCTTCATAGTAGCCATTCCCGTATTCATTTATCGCAACAGCATGGGTGCAATCTTCACCGATAGCGAGGAAGTTTGCAGTATGGTGGCACAGCTTATATGGCCATTGATAATTTATCAAGTAGGCGACGGCTTGCAATGTGCATACGGAAACGCCATGCGTGGGCTTTCGTACGTGAAGCCTCTCGTACCGACATCGTTTGTTTCTTTCTTCTTGATTAGCTTGCCAATAGGTTATCTGCTTGGCATTCAGTTTGGTTTCGGACTTCCCGGAATATGGTATGCCTTCCCATTCGGACTGACTGCAGCAGGTTTGCTCTATCAATACTACTTCAACAAGCAGCTAAAGAAGTTGAGCGAAAAAGAAAAATAGTTGCTAAAAACAGATTACATACCTTCTTCTTCCGCCATTTCCAATTCGGTTTTTGGCTTCTCTTGAAGTGTGCTTTCAGCAGCATCGCTTTCGGTATCAATCTGTGCAGACGATGTAATCTTCAGTGCGCCAAGATTGCTAATCGTTATATCAATCGGAATAAATTCGTCGCTATTAGGGTCGGGAGAGCCTACGCTGGCACCAAACTTTAAGTAATTGCCTTCCACCTTATCGAACATAAAGCCGATGAAAGCACCGTTTCTGCCATACTTATTATCAGTGAACTCCTTGAAATCGCTCTTTTTAAACGTTCGTTTAAAGAATTCGGTGCCATCTGCACGAGTAATCAGAACCTCTACCTTATTGTCGTAATACTTCTTTCCATCGCTATCAGTTATCATAGGCAATTCCTTGTCAGCATGGCGTTGAATGGTAATAGTGTAGAGGCTGCCCAACCATTCCACTTGTTTCTTATATTCGAAATCGGAAAGCTGCTGTGGTTTGTCCGATGGTGCTGCCTGTGGCTTTATTTTAGTTATAATATTATCTGTCTTCTTTTCCTTCTTACACGAGGTTACAGCAACTGTAAGCAACCCGCACAGCAAGATTAATGATATGTTTCTTATAGCTTTCATCTGATAATAATAAATGTATATTATGCAAAAGTACTGCTTTTTCTGAAACCAACCAAATTGCAACCAAAATAAAACACCTACAAATGAAACCGTGAAAGCTATTTTTTCGATGTTCCCCAAACAAATATAACAATGTGTAACTATTGGTTCAATAGAAAGTTATTAGAGCAGTTGTTTCTCTTTTTCTTGCTTAATGCCGTAACTGAAAATCCCTCTTACTTTGTAAAGATAATTCCCTTAAAAAAGGATAACTGCGTTTTGGCATTGCGAAAGCGTAGGTTTTGCGTTGCAAAAGAGCCGCTTTTACCGTGCAAAACCTACGCTTTTGGAATGCGAAACAACACGTTTTATAACACACTGATGTATAGACAGTTACCGAATAGTTATGCTTGTGAAAAATGTTTACACTATTACGACCTATTTTTAGCCTATATTATAAGGAACACAAGCAAAATAAAGCAGCAATGAAACGGTGCTTTCTGTTTACAGAAAGTCAAGCTACACGGTTGTTCTCATAATTATCGATTGCTCCAACTACTTTAATTCAAGCGTGATATGGTATAAACCTGCGTACACTCCTTCTAAGTGCGTGAAGGATACAACAATAGCAAATTTATCGCCCACCTTATTGTGTTCAGGGTGTTCGAGCACGAAATTACCGCTCATAATGCGATAATCGCCACCACCAAGTACCTTGTAGCCATACGAAAGAGCGTCTTCGGCAAACTGAAGCATTTCTTCTTCCGACCACGTATAGATATTTATACGCTGCATTGTGAAGCGATTGTCTATACCTACACCCAAAAATCCCATTTGACGAGGGTACTTTCCCGTTACAATATCGCTGCCAGTAGTTTCGTTGTATTGCATATTATAACTGTAAGTCAGCTCTTTCTGCGCACCATGTCCTTTTATTACCTGTGCAAGTGTCAGTCCATATTCTGCTCCAATACCGTCAAAAAAGTTCATTTCGTTGGTACGTTGGTCATCGCTAACCAATAAATCATACAGAAAAGTAAACTTAAACTCACCTTTAGGACGAGGAACTTCGGCTGTCTTAACTGTATCAGCAACAGTTGTCAGCTGTACTTCTGCAAGTTCGGGTTGCAGTTTGTGATTAATTTCTTGCGCTGTATTCTGCACCGAGTCATTAATTACAGCAAGCGATTGTTCCATAACAAGCTTTTCGTCAGCACGATGACTTTCCACAAATGCGTCCTTACCAGTAGCCTTGTCTATGTACTTATCGGTGCCTCCCATATATTCGTTCACCTTTGTTCCGTTGTTCCAAACTGTTGTATATTCCAGATTTCCATACTCTGAATAAGTGTACGATGTTCCATTCAGCACTCCTTTCGCATAGTTTAGTTTCATACCAACGTTGCCATTGGCAAAAAACGACACCGCCCTACCATCAGCTTTTCCGTTGCTATACTGCATTATCGACTCTACCCTGCCCGATTTATAGAAAGTGCGGGCTACGCCAGTAAGCACCGTCTGCTTATCATTGATTTTACTAATACTTATGTAATGCTTTTCTGCATATAGCTGACCACTGATATAATAGTCATAAAACATTTTCTGTCCGCGGTCGTCCACCGCCAACAAACGATAGTAAGCAGCTTCATTAGCATTGTTTACGCCCTTCCAATTGCGATTATAGAAGATTGCGCCTTGGGGTATATGATGCTTCGCACCCGATTGTGCCAATACCGAAAAAGGTAGCAAAAGAAGGGTGAATAAAAAGAAAAGTCGTCTCATAAATTCTTAAATTATTATGCAAACATACAAAAAAAGTCGAAACCACGATAGTTTTCGACTTCTTTTTTCATCTTCTATTTTCTGTGCTTCATTGCTTTTATATGCCCTTTGCCTTGTTCGCAACAAAAACACCGACAAGTATCATGGCACTGCCGACATACGCAATAGGGGTCATGTGTTCGTTCAACACAAGCGCACTCATTATCACTGTTGTAACAGGATTAAAGTAAATATAGTTCGATGCACGCAATGCACCTAAGCGAGATATTACCCACGCCCACGCTGCAAAGCACACAAACGAGGCTATAACGCCGAGATACAGCAAGTTAAGGCCTATTATAGGCGTAAACAACTGCTCAAACGGAAACGCCCAAGGGTGCACGGCAAAGACGGGAGTTATCGTTATCAGTCCATAAAAAAAGACCTTACGCGTGATGAAAAACGGAGAATAGTGCGACGAGAAGTTCTTCATTACCAACGAATAAATAGCCCAACTCGTGGCAGCCGCTAATGCAAGGAAGTCGCCCAAGGGGTCAAGGTGCAACACAAAATGACCGTTGAAGATAACAAGGGCAACACCCAACAATGCAAACACAGAACCTGCAACAAGGGGAAGGCTCGCTTTTACACTTTTCAAGAACAACAACGCCAAGACCGTCGTAACCAATGGAGTTGTACAAACAATGAAACTAACGTCGTTTACAACCGCTAACTTCAAGGCATAGTTCTCTGTCAGGAAGTAAAGAGAACTACCGAAGATTCCCAACAGGAATACAATAAGCTCGTCTTTCAACGAGTCGCAGAACAGTTTCTTGGGCGAAATGAACCATATACATACATAAGCCAACAACGTTCGCAGCACATATATTTCCTCTGGCGATAGCCCCTTGTCTATCAACACACGGGTATTGACGAACGTTCCGCCCCAAATCATCACCACAACCAAAGCAACGACATGACCAAGAAGCCCGTTCGACTTGATATTAGTAATCTTTCCTTCACTATTCATAGGTGCAAAGGTACACAGGTTTTACAAATATTTAAAGCATAAACATAAGAAAAAATAATCCGATATCCGTATAAAGGAAACATATACAATATTTGTTTGTACATAGGAAAGGAGGCTAATCTGCACTGTTACTTTCGTTTCAATACTATCCGCGCTGTACTTTTCGAGTTGCTTGGCTCTACTCTGACATCATCGGTTAGTTTTTTTACCCACGAATCAGCAACAAAACGAAGTTTTCGATGTCGTTGAATGAGATACAAAGCAGGTTTATCTTCAACGACAAGAGATTCAGCAGAAGAATTTTGCGGAATATCTTTATCATCTTCATCAGTTACGTTTTCATCACGAACATCGTTCGAATCAACTTTCATTACAATCGGTCCACTATAATCGTAATGCTCTCGTGCCGTTTCTATATCAGCGTCAATGCAGAGCATTTTAGCACTGTCAATACAAGCCGTACCATTTATTTGCAGGTAATTTTCTGCTGTAACCTGCGCTGTCATAGGTTGTTTCGTTGTTTTAAAACTGAACGTTGGCACCGCATAAGGTTGCCAATAAGCTTTAAGCCACGCATCAAAACCTGGGCAAAAGCTTAAAAAAACAGCCTTAACTATTTCTGTTGGTAAGTTCTTTAGTTCTTCAATAAACTCTTCTTTACTGACATTCTTATTGGGAACCTGCGACTTTAGGAAATCATAAAAGCCAAACAACAAATCTGTTTGGTTTACTAACAGCCACTGTTGTGCTTTCCATTCCACCTTTACAATAGGCTTTATGCGGTTAAAAATCTGCTGAATTTGTTCTATTAGTTGCTTGTCTGCTTCGAATGTGAAGTTATTTGGTGCTGCAATCTTTGTTATATCGAGTTCGAAAGTAGTGCTATCAGCATCTGTTTCCAGTACTTTCAAACTGAAGTTATTATGCAACTCGCCATCAAACATATTCAACGAGAACATAAACTCCACATCGCTAAACAACCAATAGGGACTATGCTGCCAGTTTAAACTGGCAGCATAGTCGTAAGAAACATATTGCCCAACAACGAATTGTGGGCAATAATGCTTTTTATCTTGCGCTGTAGATACAAGCACAATAAGTGAAAATAAGACGAAAGATAATAGCTTTCTCATCTAAAAGCTGCTAATCTTACATTATTACCATAGTCCAATTGTGCTTGTCTTCTATGGTTCCGTATTGTATTCCACGCAGTGTTTCGTACAATTTCAGAGACCATGGACCTGGCTTTTCGCCGAAGTTGTAAGTCTTTCCTTCCTCTAAATCGTCCAAACGAGAGATTGGTGAGATAACCGCAGCAGTACCGCAAGCTCCTGCTTCCTCGAAAGTTGCGAGCTCTTCTTCAGGTATTGGGCGACGTTCTACCTTCATTCCGAGGTCTTCAGCTATCTGCATCAAACTCTTATTTGTAATAGAAGGCAAGATAGAAGTAGACTCTGGTGTTACGTAAGTGTTGTTCTTGATTCCAAAGAAGTTGGCTGCTCCGCACTCATCTACATACTTCTTTTCCTTGCAATCGAGGTAAAACTCCGACGCATAGCCCTTTTCGTGGGCAATCTGGTTGGCTTTCAACGATGCTGCATAGTTACCGCCCACCTTGTAAGTACCCGTTCCCAACGGTGCCGCACGGTCGTAATCGCGCATAATTACATACGGATTTGTAGAGAAACCACCTTTGAAGTAAGGACCAACAGGGGTAACAAATATCATAAACAGATATTCCGTAGCAGGACGAACACCTACTTGCGCACCTGTACCAATAAGCAATGGGCGAAGATAAAGTGTGGCACCGCTTTCATAAGGAGGTATATATGCTTCATTCAAGCGCACAACTTTCTTCACCATTTCTATGAAAAGTTCGGTTGGAGGTTCAGCCATTACGATACCACGGCACGTGCGTTGCAGGCGGGCAGCGTTTTCTTCAGGACGGAAGACACGCACTTTACCATCAGGACAACGGTATGCTTTCAGTCCTTCAAAAGCCTCTTGTCCGTAGTGCAGACAAGTTGCTGCCATGTGTATGTTGATGTTTTCGTCTGACGAAACTTCAATTTCTCCCCATTTTCCATCGCGATAATAGCAACGAACATTGTAATCTGTCTTCTGATACCCGAATGAAAGGTTCTCCCAATCTATTTTTTTCATAATCTTAAATTTTGTGCCTTGCTTCCAATCTGTCCCATAAAGGTTAGTTTGAAGTTTGGCGGTTAGTAATTGTTTTATAGTTTATAATTCGTTGTCTAATTTGGTCTTATTTTGTTTCAAGCAGTTTCTTTATTTCCTCATCGGTGTGTGTCAGCTTGTCTTTACACACCTTTATCAATCCTTGTGCCTTCTTTAATTCGCTTGCCATAGTATCTATGTCCATGTCGCCACGTTCCATTTTTTCTACAATAGCTTCCAATTTTCCAAGTGCTTCTTCGTATTTCATACTCTATTTCGTAAATTTCTATTTCGTTACTGCCGACGTTACGCTGCCCGTTTCAAGGCGTGTCGTAATCTCATCGCCTGCTTCCAACTCATTGGCATTGCGCACTATGTGTCCATTCTTATAAGTTAAACTGTAACCTAAACGCAACATTCGTTCTGGATTTACGGCATCGACACGCTGCGCAATCAGTTGTAAGCGATGCTGTTCTGCCATCAGTTTCCGTTCAATGGCTGGGGCAATCTTACCCGAAAGCAACTCTATGTTCATTCGTTGTTGCTGCAAATGCAATCCTGTACGTTGCAAAAGAGCGTGCCAATAGTCGTCCAAGCGTGCCTCTTCCCTGTTCCGTGCCATTGAAAACAGTATGGGAATGTGGGTTGAAAGCTGTTGCAGACGCATTTTCTCGCTTTGTATTTTGCGTTCCACTGCACGGTGAATAGCCACTTGAGCCTGCTCTATGCGATGCAATGTATTTGCCAAATGCTCTATCAGAAATGCCGCTGCTGCCGTTGGTGTCTTCGCTCTTGTGTGTGCCACCATATCGAGAATGCTCTCATCGCGTTCGTGTCCGATACCTGTTATAATAGGTAAAGGAAAGTTTGCCACATTCTCTGCCAATACCAACGTGTCGAATCCACTAAGGTCGGCAGTAGCTCCACCGCCACGAATGATAACCACGCAATCGAATTCGTCTTCTCGTTCGTTTATTTCGTTCAACGCCGCAACAATGCTTTGCTCTACTTGTTCGCCCTGCATAATTGCTCCGAAGAGTTCCGTTTGAAAGCCAAATCCATACTCATTACCGTGCAACTGGTTGCAAAAGTCGCCATATCCTGCTGCCGAAGCTGAAGAAATAACGGCAATGCGTTGCGCAAACAAAGACAGGTGCAACTCTTTTTGCAAGTCGAACACGCCTTCTGCCTTCAGCTGAGCGATGATTTCGTAGCGTTTGCGTGCCATATCGCCCATTGTGTATTCGGGATTAATATCGTCTACTATCCACGAAAAACCATACTGTGCATGAAACTGGGCGTGCACTTGCACCATTACCTGCAAGCCTGCACGAAGCTGTACGCCTGCGACACGTTCGAAATGTGTTCCTATAAGCGACCACGATGTGCGCCAACACTTTGCCGACGCACGTGCAATGGGCGTATTTGTGCGTTCGTCTTTCTCTATCAGTTCCAAGTAAAGATGCCCCCTGCTCTCTCTTGCTTCCGAAACTTCTGCTTCCACCCAATACGATTGCGGCATAGCAGTATTGATAAGTTCGGCAACCAAAGAGTTGAGTTCGTATAACGTCAGGGCTTTCTCCATATCTTCACTATCCTTTCAATCGCAAAGATAAGAATAAAATCGGAATAAAGCTATAATGGGTATAAAAATTTTTTATTTTTACAATATAGCCTTTATTCTTTGATTATAGAAGTCTATGAAAGCGTTTCTATTTTATTTCAACAACTCTGCACGCTTAACAATGCTACTTCTACAAAATCAACAAAAGGGTGTGGAAACAATGTGCTTTATAAGCGAGAAAAAGACAAAAGTATTGTAAATATTTTTCGCAGACGCATCTACAACATAACCCCCTCGCTATCAATGTGTTGTAAAACCTATTGTTTTGCATTCCAAAAGCGGCTGTTTTGCACGGTAAAAGCGTAGGTTTTGCAGCGCAAAACAGCCACTTTCGCAACGCCAAAGCGCAGTTATCACTTTTTAACAATATTATCTTTACAAAATCGCAGCTTAAATGTAGGGGTTCGACTCGTTGCCTTCATCATATTTAGGCTGCTTTTTCTTTAGTGCAGGAACGTGATGAATCACGCCCTTACGTGCCAGTGTGCATTATAATTTCCCTCAACAAGCAGCAACTGCCCCACAGCTTTATTCATCGAAACCAAGCTAACGGCATTAATATTTCGCAAAGATTTGCTGGAAAAACACGATGCGAAGAAGATTGCGGGCACTGACTATGCGCTGGGCTTGCGCCTGGTAGGCAGGGCAAGCAAGCAGCTGTTCCACGTTGGCACTGTAATAGGTGCTGTCCGTAACACCCTCTTTCAGCAGGTTGTTGCCCAAGCACATATACTTCGTATTGCGGAAAGCAAAGGGTGCAAGCGTAGCCAATATGTCGTCGTGGCTTCCCCAACGATTGGTCATACTACGATGACTTTCTTTGCGGAGATAGGGTGGCAGGTAGATATAGAGCGGTACGGAACGCTCCCAACGCTTGTTTACCTGTGTGTAATCAATAATAGAGCGCACGTTGTGGTCGCCCGATATGATGACAATCGTGTTTTCGGCAGCCTTCGATTGCTTGAATTTATCGAGGAAATCGCCCAAGGTCTTGTTGGCATAACGAAAACCTGTGATGTACTTTTGCAACACCTTGTGGTTCTTTTCGGCAAAGCATACATTATTATAATAGTCGTCTGGCACTGCCTTCAGCTGCACGTCTTTGGGAAATTCAAACGGCGGGTGGTTGGTTGTAGTCATACACAGCATCATTTGCGGTTTAGCTGTATGTTGGTCTAACTGTTCTTGTATGCTTCGGAAAAGATGGTGGTCGAACACTCCGATGCTGTTATATTCGTATTCAGGGTGCTGCTCTTTCAGCGTGAACTTACCCGTAACCTTCTTGAACTGCTGGTGTTTCAGTGCTTCGGCACAGTTTTCCCACGCTACGTCCATACCCGAAATAAACTCCGTAGTGTAGCCACTTTCGTTAAAAGGCAACGCTACCGACGACGGCAAGCAATGGAAACGATAGGGCGATGAGAAGAAACGAGGAAACGGAACACAGCTCACGATATTCTCAATAGAAGCGATTGTGCCGTTGCCTACCGACTGGAAATTGCGAAAGAGCAAATCTTCTTTTAAATGGCGGCGCATTCCAAGCAGCATATCGCAGCGTGGGGTGTCTAAGTTCATCAGGTAGTTGCTCCAACTTTCCTCATAGATTATCAACACATTGGGCTGTTTGTGTGTCATCGTATCGGGCACAGTACGGAACAATGCCGTGCGCAGTGCAGCCAAAGTGTCGCCCTGCAAACGTATCGTATCCGAGTTTGTGTAAACGTTTATGGCTTCTTGCAGCGACTTGAACTTATATTCGGAGAGCAAACTCCCGATGCTACGAAAGGCAAAAGCGTTTTTCTTTTCCTTCATTGCCTTCTTCAACATATAGGCGGCATTGGGCACAAGGTCGTTAATCTGCTTACTGCTCGAGACAAACGAGTCTTCTACCTGCAAGGGGAAACGCCATACCGACCCACGAAGGCATACCACTTCGGCAACTAAAAACAGAACGATGAGGACGATAGTTTTGCGGTTTATTGCCAAACTTTCTTGCTTGTTTTCGCAGTTCAATGTACCTTTTGCAATCTTCTGGGCAAGTATGTAGATGACAAAACTTGCCAAGCATACCGCTGAAAGATAGAGTATGACGTGGTATTCTTCCCAAATGGTTTGCAGCAAACTCAACGGATTCTCATTGAAAAAGTCGAAGAAAGTAATGTTGATATGCGAATGGAAATTGCTGTAAAAGCCTATATCGACAAGCGCAAGTATGAGGAGGGCGATTTCGAGCACCACATAATAAGTACTGATGAACCTCGACAACCTGCCTGCTACACTTCTGTTGCGCACGAAAAGGCATACCAAAACAACAAGAAAAGGCAGAATGGCAACGTATGCAGCGACTTGAAGGTCGAAACGCAATGCGTTGAAAGCTGCAAAAGGCAACGACTTTGCATACGCTTCAAAAGTGGTAAAGGGCACAAGGCAGACAGCAAAAAGCAATCTGACAATGAAGAAAATGCTCACTATAACAAGCGTATGTTTTAGTATTTCAGTTAGTTTTGCAGCGAAATAATTCATCATTTATAGCTTTTAGACTTTAAAAAATCGGGTGCAAAGATATTATTTTTCTACAAAACGGAAAAGAGAATAAAACAAAAAAAGCAAATAATAAGATATAAAAACTTTGTGGATTAATGTTTATTTCTTATTTTTGCATATCAATAAAAGAACTATTCTATTTTATAAATAGGAAGACTCTGGAATTTGATTGAATTAAACTGAAAAAGCTTTTAAAGCTATAGATTTATGAATAATATCTTTCGTGGATTAGGAATAGCATTGGTAACACCATTCAAACAGAATGGGGAGATAGATTACGATGCCTTAGAAAGACTGATAGAATACCAAATAGAAAATGGTGCCGACTTCTTTACCATTTTGGCAACAACAGGCGAAAGCCCTTGCTTGTCGGCAGAAGAGAAAAACGAACTCACAAAAACTATCGTCAAGATAGTAGGCGGACGTGTGCCTATACTGAAATATTGCGGTGGCAACAACACTGCTGCCGTTGTGGAAGAGATAAGACAAACCGACTGGAAAGGCATAGACGGCATTCTCAGCATTTGCCCTTACTACAACAAACCCAGCCAAGAAGGATTGTACCAACACTTCAAAGCCATTGCAGAAGTAAGCCCACTGCCCATCGTATTATATAATGTGCCAGGACGCACAGGCGTGAATATGAAGGCGGAAACTACGGTGAGAATTGCTACCGACTTTCCAAACGTCGTGGCAATAAAGGAAGCTGCGGGCAGTTTGGAGCAGGTAGACGAAATCATAAAGAACAAACCGAAGCACTTCGAAGTGATTAGTGGCGACGACGCACTGACATTCCCAATGATTGCCAGTGGTGCAGCAGGCGTTATTTCGGTTATCGGCAATGCACTGCCCAAAGAGTTCTCGCGTATGATTAGGTTAGAGTTTAATGGCGAATACGATGCCGCACGCATCATTCACCACCAATTCACAGAACTCTACAAGCTGCTCTTCGTAGACGGGAACCCAGCAGGTTGCAAGGCTTTGCTGAACGATATGGGAATGATAGAAAACGTGTTGCGACTGCCACTTGTGCCCACACGTATCGAAACAAAACAGAAAATGAACGATATACTAAAAAAGATGAGACTTCATTAAGAAGCCTCATCTTTTTTTATCATAGTATTTTTATATTATTAAAATAAAGCTGCAGGAATGGTAATCTCGCCTGCAATGGATTTATTCATATACTTACGCACCATTTCGTGGTCGCTGTATTGCGCCTGAAGGAGCATAAGTTTGGTTAGCGCAGCTTCTACCGTTGTATCGTAACCGCTGATAACACCTGCTTCTTTCAGCTGATAGCCTGTGTCGTAACGGTTCATATCGGCTTGACCACTGATACATTGACTCACGTTTACTGTAACAACACCACGCTGAGAAGCCTCTTTGAGCAAGTTCATCAGCCAAGGAGAATGAGGAGCATTGCCGCTACCGTATGTACGCATAATGATGCCACGGAGTTCGGGTGCATCGAATACATGACGGACAATGTTCTCTTCAGCCCCTGGAAACAACGAAAGAACAAACACGTTGCTGTCCATTTCAAAATGGGGCACCATTGGTTTGGTGTAATCAGGCGTTAATATATGGTGTGTTTGGAAATTGAAACTCACACCCGCCTCGCAAAGATGAGGGAAGTTGAACGAATCGAAAGCGTTCAGTTCATCAGCATTCTGCTTTGTAGAACGGTTGCCACGCAGCAAGTGTCCGTTAAAATAAATACATACTTCGGGCACCATTGGTGTACCGTCGTGATGATGAGCAGCTGCCAATTCAAGACTTGTCATAAGGTTTTCCTTACCATCGGTGCGCAATTGTCCGATAGGAAGCTGTGAGCCAGTAAGTATAACAGGCTTCGTAAGATTTTCGAGCATAAACGACAATGCCGATGCCGTGTAAGCCATCGTGTCTGTACCGTGTAGGATAACAAATC
This window encodes:
- a CDS encoding LTA synthase family protein, producing MMNYFAAKLTEILKHTLVIVSIFFIVRLLFAVCLVPFTTFEAYAKSLPFAAFNALRFDLQVAAYVAILPFLVVLVCLFVRNRSVAGRLSRFISTYYVVLEIALLILALVDIGFYSNFHSHINITFFDFFNENPLSLLQTIWEEYHVILYLSAVCLASFVIYILAQKIAKGTLNCENKQESLAINRKTIVLIVLFLVAEVVCLRGSVWRFPLQVEDSFVSSSKQINDLVPNAAYMLKKAMKEKKNAFAFRSIGSLLSEYKFKSLQEAINVYTNSDTIRLQGDTLAALRTALFRTVPDTMTHKQPNVLIIYEESWSNYLMNLDTPRCDMLLGMRRHLKEDLLFRNFQSVGNGTIASIENIVSCVPFPRFFSSPYRFHCLPSSVALPFNESGYTTEFISGMDVAWENCAEALKHQQFKKVTGKFTLKEQHPEYEYNSIGVFDHHLFRSIQEQLDQHTAKPQMMLCMTTTNHPPFEFPKDVQLKAVPDDYYNNVCFAEKNHKVLQKYITGFRYANKTLGDFLDKFKQSKAAENTIVIISGDHNVRSIIDYTQVNKRWERSVPLYIYLPPYLRKESHRSMTNRWGSHDDILATLAPFAFRNTKYMCLGNNLLKEGVTDSTYYSANVEQLLACPAYQAQAQRIVSARNLLRIVFFQQIFAKY
- the dapA gene encoding 4-hydroxy-tetrahydrodipicolinate synthase encodes the protein MNNIFRGLGIALVTPFKQNGEIDYDALERLIEYQIENGADFFTILATTGESPCLSAEEKNELTKTIVKIVGGRVPILKYCGGNNTAAVVEEIRQTDWKGIDGILSICPYYNKPSQEGLYQHFKAIAEVSPLPIVLYNVPGRTGVNMKAETTVRIATDFPNVVAIKEAAGSLEQVDEIIKNKPKHFEVISGDDALTFPMIASGAAGVISVIGNALPKEFSRMIRLEFNGEYDAARIIHHQFTELYKLLFVDGNPAGCKALLNDMGMIENVLRLPLVPTRIETKQKMNDILKKMRLH
- a CDS encoding asparaginase — protein: MKRTEKVLLIYTGGTIGMGCNPATGALEPLDFDHLADNVPEFKLIPTAIDTYQFVPAIDSSNMSPKNWADIVRIIVDKYDNYDGFVILHGTDTMAYTASALSFMLENLTKPVILTGSQLPIGQLRTDGKENLMTSLELAAAHHHDGTPMVPEVCIYFNGHLLRGNRSTKQNADELNAFDSFNFPHLCEAGVSFNFQTHHILTPDYTKPMVPHFEMDSNVFVLSLFPGAEENIVRHVFDAPELRGIIMRTYGSGNAPHSPWLMNLLKEASQRGVVTVNVSQCISGQADMNRYDTGYQLKEAGVISGYDTTVEAALTKLMLLQAQYSDHEMVRKYMNKSIAGEITIPAALF